In Acidobacteriota bacterium, the following are encoded in one genomic region:
- the proS gene encoding proline--tRNA ligase produces MAKEKLVKQVLDKSEDFSKWYIDIIKKADLIDYAPIKGMMVIKPSGFAIWENIQQLLDKRLKKAGHMNAYFPLFIPESLLNKEAQHVEGFAPEVAWVTHGGKEKLEEKLAVRPTSESIICAMYSKWIRSWRDLPLLINQWCNVVRWEKVTRPFLRTTEFLWQEGHTAHASFEEAQEETLLILKIYKEFVEEELAIPVIAGEKTEAEKFAGAIKTYAIEALMSDGKALQAGTSHNLGQNFSKAFNIRFEDKNQKLEYVWQTSWGVSTRLIGALIMTHGDDSGLVFPPKVAPVQIVIIPIFKGNWKTDILPFSKEIENKLKDRNIRVLLDEREEYTPGWKFSDWEMRGVPMRTEIGPMDIKKKQLTVSRRDKRERFTITIENFFDNVESFLSDVQNTLYQKAKNFMEENTFQTEDYEEFKNIIEEKRGFVQAFWCGSEECEKKIKEETSATIRAIPLDQIYVKGKECILCKKKSDYFVYFAKSY; encoded by the coding sequence ATGGCAAAAGAAAAACTGGTAAAACAGGTGCTGGATAAATCAGAAGATTTCTCAAAATGGTATATAGACATAATTAAAAAGGCTGACCTTATTGATTATGCGCCTATCAAGGGAATGATGGTGATAAAACCTTCTGGATTCGCAATCTGGGAAAATATACAACAACTCCTGGATAAAAGACTTAAAAAAGCAGGTCATATGAATGCATACTTCCCTCTTTTCATTCCTGAGAGCCTTTTGAATAAAGAAGCACAACATGTTGAAGGGTTTGCTCCTGAAGTTGCATGGGTCACTCATGGAGGAAAAGAAAAATTAGAAGAAAAACTTGCTGTGAGGCCCACTTCCGAATCAATCATATGCGCCATGTATTCAAAATGGATAAGATCCTGGAGAGATCTTCCCTTACTGATAAATCAGTGGTGCAATGTGGTCAGATGGGAAAAGGTTACAAGGCCATTTCTCAGAACCACTGAATTTCTGTGGCAGGAAGGACATACAGCTCATGCTTCTTTTGAAGAGGCACAGGAAGAAACATTATTGATTTTAAAAATTTATAAAGAATTTGTGGAGGAAGAACTTGCAATTCCTGTTATAGCAGGAGAAAAAACAGAAGCAGAAAAATTCGCCGGTGCAATAAAAACTTATGCAATTGAAGCATTGATGTCTGATGGAAAGGCTCTTCAGGCAGGAACATCTCATAACCTTGGTCAGAACTTTTCAAAAGCCTTTAATATAAGGTTTGAAGACAAAAATCAAAAACTCGAATATGTATGGCAAACATCATGGGGAGTCTCGACAAGACTCATAGGAGCGCTTATTATGACCCATGGAGATGATTCAGGTCTTGTATTCCCACCAAAAGTGGCTCCTGTCCAAATTGTGATAATTCCAATATTTAAAGGAAATTGGAAAACGGATATACTCCCCTTTTCTAAAGAGATTGAAAATAAACTAAAAGATAGAAATATAAGAGTTCTGTTAGACGAAAGAGAAGAATACACGCCAGGATGGAAATTTTCTGATTGGGAAATGAGAGGGGTTCCTATGAGGACTGAAATTGGACCAATGGATATAAAGAAAAAACAACTTACCGTTTCAAGAAGAGATAAAAGAGAAAGATTTACTATTACCATTGAAAACTTTTTCGATAATGTTGAAAGCTTTCTTTCTGATGTACAGAACACTTTATATCAAAAAGCAAAAAACTTTATGGAGGAGAATACTTTTCAAACTGAGGACTATGAGGAGTTTAAAAATATAATCGAAGAAAAAAGAGGATTCGTTCAAGCATTCTGGTGCGGAAGCGAAGAGTGTGAGAAAAAAATAAAAGAAGAAACATCCGCAACAATAAGAGCAATTCCCCTTGATCAGATTTATGTCAAAGGAAAAGAATGTATTCTTTGTAAGAAAAAATCTGATTATTTTGTCTATTTTGCAAAATCTTACTAA
- a CDS encoding protein-L-isoaspartate(D-aspartate) O-methyltransferase, which produces MKPSKINWEKLRIEMVKEQIESRGVKDKRVIEIMKKIPRHLFVSEEYLHLAYEDQPLPIGEEQTISQPYIVAYMTEKLNLEGDEKVLEVGTGSGYQTAILAEMAKEVYTIEVIEFLSLKAQKILEPFGYKNIFFKIGDGTMGWPEYSPFKRILVTAAPSKIPKTLIDQLGENGIMIIPVGTYLQNLVMVRKKGKSHTEETLLPVRFVPLISVH; this is translated from the coding sequence TTGAAACCCTCGAAAATCAACTGGGAAAAATTAAGGATTGAAATGGTTAAAGAACAGATAGAATCAAGAGGAGTAAAGGATAAAAGAGTAATTGAGATTATGAAAAAAATTCCGAGACATCTCTTTGTATCAGAAGAATATTTACATCTGGCTTATGAGGATCAACCTCTCCCGATAGGGGAGGAACAGACTATATCCCAACCATATATAGTTGCTTATATGACTGAAAAATTAAATCTTGAAGGAGATGAAAAAGTTTTAGAAGTGGGAACAGGCTCTGGATATCAAACAGCTATTTTAGCCGAAATGGCAAAAGAAGTTTATACAATCGAAGTAATAGAGTTCCTTTCTTTAAAAGCACAGAAAATTCTCGAGCCCTTTGGGTACAAAAATATTTTTTTTAAAATCGGAGATGGAACAATGGGCTGGCCTGAATACAGTCCATTCAAAAGAATATTGGTAACAGCGGCTCCCTCCAAAATCCCAAAGACCCTAATAGATCAGCTTGGGGAAAACGGTATTATGATAATTCCTGTTGGAACTTATCTCCAGAATTTAGTTATGGTAAGAAAAAAAGGAAAATCCCACACTGAAGAAACACTTCTTCCTGTAAGATTCGTTCCTCTTATCTCTGTTCACTAA